Proteins co-encoded in one Cupriavidus nantongensis genomic window:
- a CDS encoding pyrimidine/purine nucleoside phosphorylase: MSQFDNVSVVKKANLYFDGKCVSHTVLFPDGTRKTLGVIFPASLTFNTGAPEIMEINAGSCRVRLAGSEDWQTYGAGQQFSVPGNSSFDIEVQETLDYVCHFA, encoded by the coding sequence GTGAGCCAGTTCGACAACGTATCGGTCGTCAAGAAAGCCAACCTGTATTTCGACGGCAAGTGCGTGAGCCACACCGTGCTGTTCCCTGACGGCACCCGCAAGACGCTGGGCGTGATTTTCCCGGCCTCGCTGACCTTCAACACCGGCGCGCCGGAAATCATGGAAATCAACGCCGGCAGCTGCCGCGTGCGCCTGGCCGGCTCGGAAGACTGGCAGACCTACGGCGCCGGCCAGCAGTTCAGCGTGCCGGGCAACAGCAGCTTCGACATCGAGGTGCAGGAGACGCTGGACTACGTCTGCCACTTCGCGTGA
- the argF gene encoding ornithine carbamoyltransferase, whose amino-acid sequence MSSTPIKHYLQFSDFTPDEYEYLLDRARILKAKFKNYETWHPLHDRTLAMIFEKNSTRTRLSFEAGIHQLGGHAVFLNTRDSQLGRGEPIEDAAQVISRMVDIIMIRTFGQDIIDRFAAHSRVPVINGLTNEYHPCQVLADVFTYIEQRGSIRGKTVAWIGDANNMAYTWIQAAERLGFTFHFSAPAGYQLDPAMVPASASGLVKVFDDPLAACQGASLVTTDVWTSMGFEAENDARKRAFKDWMVTTAMMDRAEPDALFMHCLPAHRGEEVEAAVIDGPKSVVWDEAENRLHVQKALMEYLLCGRY is encoded by the coding sequence ATGAGCTCAACCCCGATCAAGCATTACCTCCAGTTCAGCGACTTCACTCCCGACGAGTACGAGTACCTGCTGGACCGCGCGCGGATCCTGAAGGCCAAGTTCAAGAACTACGAGACCTGGCACCCGCTGCATGACCGCACGCTGGCCATGATCTTCGAGAAGAATTCCACGCGTACGCGCCTGTCGTTCGAAGCCGGCATCCACCAGCTCGGCGGCCACGCGGTGTTCCTGAACACGCGCGACTCGCAGCTGGGCCGCGGCGAGCCGATCGAGGATGCGGCGCAGGTGATCTCGCGCATGGTCGACATCATCATGATCCGCACCTTCGGCCAGGACATCATCGATCGCTTCGCCGCGCATTCGCGCGTGCCGGTGATCAACGGCCTGACCAACGAATACCACCCGTGCCAGGTGCTGGCCGACGTCTTCACCTATATCGAGCAGCGCGGCAGCATCCGCGGCAAGACGGTGGCGTGGATCGGCGACGCCAACAACATGGCGTACACCTGGATCCAGGCCGCCGAGCGCCTCGGTTTCACCTTCCATTTCTCGGCACCCGCTGGCTATCAGCTGGACCCGGCCATGGTGCCGGCATCCGCGTCCGGGCTGGTCAAGGTCTTCGACGACCCGCTCGCGGCCTGCCAGGGCGCCAGCCTGGTCACCACCGACGTGTGGACCAGCATGGGCTTCGAGGCCGAGAACGACGCCCGCAAGCGCGCCTTCAAGGACTGGATGGTCACCACCGCGATGATGGACCGCGCCGAGCCCGACGCGCTCTTCATGCATTGCCTGCCGGCGCACCGCGGCGAGGAAGTCGAGGCCGCCGTGATCGACGGCCCCAAGAGCGTGGTCTGGGACGAGGCGGAGAACCGCCTGCACGTGCAGAAGGCGCTGATGGAATACCTGCTCTGCGGCCGCTACTGA
- a CDS encoding DUF3579 domain-containing protein yields the protein MNPNVREYFIQGITKEGKTFRPSDWAERLCGVMAQFRPEGDSGDPRLTYSPYVRPIFAGNVKCVVVDVRLRDIEPKALDFVLNFARDNNLQLVEACSLE from the coding sequence ATGAACCCCAACGTTCGCGAATACTTTATCCAAGGCATTACCAAGGAAGGCAAGACCTTCCGCCCGAGCGACTGGGCTGAACGACTGTGCGGCGTAATGGCGCAGTTCCGCCCCGAAGGCGACAGCGGCGACCCGCGCCTGACGTACTCGCCGTATGTGCGGCCGATCTTTGCCGGCAACGTCAAATGCGTGGTGGTGGACGTGCGCCTGCGCGACATCGAACCCAAGGCGCTGGACTTCGTGCTCAACTTCGCCCGCGACAACAACCTGCAGCTGGTCGAAGCCTGCTCGCTCGAATAA
- the rpsT gene encoding 30S ribosomal protein S20: MANSAQARKRARQAVAQNAHNSSLRSRLRTAVKAVRKAIDAGDKAAAAEIFKNSQAVIDSIADKKIVHKNKAARHKSRLSAAIKAMAA; this comes from the coding sequence ATGGCAAATTCCGCACAAGCCCGCAAGCGCGCCCGCCAGGCCGTTGCCCAGAACGCTCACAACTCCAGCCTGCGTTCGCGTCTGCGCACCGCCGTCAAGGCCGTCCGCAAGGCCATCGACGCTGGCGACAAGGCCGCAGCCGCCGAGATCTTCAAGAACTCGCAAGCCGTGATCGACAGCATCGCCGACAAGAAGATCGTGCACAAGAACAAGGCGGCACGTCACAAGTCGCGCCTGTCGGCCGCGATCAAGGCCATGGCTGCCTGA
- the murJ gene encoding murein biosynthesis integral membrane protein MurJ, protein MNLLKALATISSLTMLSRITGLVREILIARAFGASDMTDAFNVAFRIPNLLRRIFGEGAFSQAFVPILGEYHTKRGDAPTKALIDAVATVMTWLLMAVSLLGVIGAPLVMTVVATGFRGQADTYTAAVFMTRVMFPYIGLISLVALASGILNTWRKFAVPAFTPVLLNLCLIVAALFVGPHMEQPIYAQAWGVLIGGVLQLAIQVPALRRLGVMPRIRFNLRAAWSDPGVRRILRQMGPALLAVSVAQVSLIINTNIASRLAAGSVSYLTYADRLMEFPTALLGVALATILLPSLSRANASGDHAEYSSLLDWGLRLTFLLAVPCAVGLFVFGAPLTAVLFNYGKFDAHAVEMTRQALVSYGVGLIGLISIKILAPGFYARQDIRTPVKIALLVLVITQACNVAFVPWIGHAGLALSISAGATLNALLLFFGLRRRGLYRPAPGWWLFLAQLSASVLLLSGMLLWFARNFDWIGLGATPLLRIALLASCLVLAAVVYFGTLWLMGLRYSAFRRRAG, encoded by the coding sequence TTGAACCTGCTCAAAGCGCTCGCCACCATCAGCAGCCTGACGATGCTCTCGCGCATCACTGGCCTGGTGCGCGAGATCCTGATCGCCCGCGCCTTCGGCGCGTCGGACATGACCGACGCGTTCAACGTGGCGTTCCGCATTCCCAACCTGCTGCGCCGCATCTTCGGCGAAGGCGCGTTCTCGCAGGCGTTCGTGCCGATCCTCGGCGAATACCACACCAAGCGCGGCGATGCCCCGACCAAGGCCCTGATCGACGCGGTCGCCACCGTGATGACCTGGTTGCTGATGGCCGTGTCGCTGCTCGGCGTGATCGGCGCGCCGCTGGTGATGACGGTGGTCGCCACGGGTTTTCGCGGGCAGGCCGATACCTATACCGCGGCCGTGTTCATGACGCGGGTGATGTTCCCGTATATCGGGCTGATCTCGCTGGTGGCGCTGGCGTCGGGCATCCTCAATACCTGGCGCAAGTTCGCGGTGCCGGCCTTTACGCCGGTGCTGCTCAACCTGTGCCTGATCGTGGCGGCGCTGTTCGTCGGCCCCCACATGGAGCAGCCTATCTACGCGCAGGCGTGGGGGGTGCTGATCGGCGGCGTGCTGCAGCTGGCGATCCAGGTGCCGGCGCTACGGCGCCTGGGGGTGATGCCGCGCATCCGCTTCAACCTGCGCGCGGCGTGGTCTGACCCGGGCGTGCGCCGCATCCTGCGCCAGATGGGGCCGGCGCTGCTGGCGGTGTCGGTGGCGCAGGTCAGCCTGATCATCAATACCAATATCGCCTCGCGGCTGGCGGCGGGCAGTGTTTCTTACCTGACCTATGCCGACCGGCTGATGGAATTCCCGACCGCGCTGCTGGGCGTCGCGCTGGCGACGATCCTGCTGCCGAGCCTGTCCAGGGCCAACGCCTCGGGCGACCATGCCGAGTACTCGAGCCTGCTCGACTGGGGCCTGCGCCTGACGTTCCTGCTGGCCGTGCCGTGCGCGGTCGGGCTGTTCGTGTTCGGCGCGCCGCTGACCGCGGTGCTGTTCAACTATGGCAAGTTCGACGCCCATGCGGTCGAGATGACGCGGCAGGCGCTGGTCTCGTACGGCGTGGGCCTGATAGGCCTGATTTCGATCAAGATCCTCGCGCCGGGCTTCTATGCGCGCCAGGATATCCGCACGCCGGTCAAGATCGCGCTGCTGGTGCTGGTGATCACGCAGGCCTGCAACGTGGCGTTCGTGCCCTGGATCGGCCATGCCGGGCTGGCGCTGTCGATCAGCGCCGGGGCCACGCTCAACGCACTGCTGCTGTTCTTCGGCCTGCGCCGGCGCGGCCTGTACCGCCCGGCGCCGGGCTGGTGGCTGTTCCTGGCGCAGCTGAGCGCGTCGGTGCTGCTGCTGTCCGGCATGCTGCTCTGGTTCGCGCGCAACTTCGACTGGATCGGCCTGGGCGCGACGCCGCTGCTGCGCATTGCGCTGCTGGCTTCGTGCCTGGTACTTGCAGCGGTGGTCTACTTCGGTACACTGTGGCTCATGGGACTGCGCTACTCTGCCTTCAGGCGCCGGGCCGGCTGA
- a CDS encoding SirB1 family protein: MTSTKVLDYFASLVADENGIPLTETALSIAQDAYPDLDLQGELAALDVLALRLKRRIAEGTPAIQRLRLLNHFFYRDLGFGANANDYYDPDNSYLNVVLRQRRGIPISLAVLHMELGQQIGLPLKGVSFPNHFLLRMTIPAGEVILDPLTGETLSKEQLQEMLDPYLEREGISDASQVPLGLFLRAASHREIIARMLRNLKAIYLQESRWQRLLAVQNRLVILLPGSIEEVRDRGLAYANLECFRPALADLEAYVQARPDAADIGQIRERMPALRMMSRSLS; encoded by the coding sequence ATGACATCCACCAAAGTCCTGGATTATTTCGCCAGCCTCGTGGCCGACGAAAACGGCATCCCGCTGACCGAAACCGCGCTGTCCATCGCGCAGGATGCCTACCCAGACCTGGACCTGCAGGGCGAGCTGGCGGCGCTGGACGTGCTGGCGCTGCGGCTGAAGCGGCGGATTGCCGAAGGCACCCCCGCGATCCAGCGGCTGCGGCTGCTGAACCATTTCTTCTATCGCGATCTGGGCTTCGGCGCCAACGCGAACGACTACTACGACCCCGACAACTCCTACCTGAACGTGGTGCTGCGCCAGCGCCGCGGCATCCCGATCTCGCTCGCGGTGCTGCATATGGAGCTGGGCCAGCAGATCGGCCTGCCGCTCAAGGGCGTGTCGTTCCCCAACCATTTCCTGCTGCGGATGACGATCCCGGCCGGCGAAGTGATACTGGACCCGCTCACCGGCGAAACCCTGTCGAAGGAACAGCTGCAGGAGATGCTGGACCCGTACCTGGAGCGCGAAGGTATCAGCGATGCCAGCCAGGTGCCGCTGGGGCTGTTCCTGCGCGCGGCCAGCCATCGCGAGATCATCGCGCGCATGCTGCGCAACCTGAAGGCGATCTATCTGCAGGAGTCGCGCTGGCAGCGGCTGCTGGCGGTGCAGAACCGGCTGGTGATCCTGCTGCCGGGTTCGATCGAGGAAGTGCGCGACCGGGGCCTGGCCTATGCCAACCTGGAGTGCTTCCGCCCCGCGCTGGCCGACCTGGAAGCCTATGTCCAGGCCCGCCCCGACGCCGCCGATATCGGCCAGATCCGCGAGCGCATGCCCGCGCTGCGGATGATGAGCCGCAGCCTCAGCTGA
- a CDS encoding VTT domain-containing protein: protein MQLIDMLVHVDKYLGTVIDQYGHWVYAILFLIVFAETGLVVLPFLPGDSLLFIAGAFCATGAMNEWVLIGLLLVAAISGNTVNYFVGSWIGPKVFDHQWRFLDQDALRRTHDFYERHGGKTLVMARFVPIVRTFAPFVAGVSQMTFARFQMFNVVGAVAWVVGLVFAGYFFGNLPFIRQYLNLIVLAGIGAAVVPLVLGGLWKLVRGNRRRPTRVER, encoded by the coding sequence TTGCAGCTCATCGACATGCTGGTGCATGTCGACAAATATCTCGGCACGGTCATCGACCAGTACGGCCACTGGGTCTATGCCATCCTGTTCCTGATCGTCTTTGCCGAAACCGGGCTGGTGGTGCTGCCGTTCCTGCCGGGCGACTCGCTGCTGTTTATCGCCGGCGCCTTCTGCGCGACCGGCGCCATGAACGAATGGGTGCTGATCGGCCTGCTGCTGGTCGCGGCCATCTCAGGCAATACCGTCAACTACTTCGTCGGCAGCTGGATCGGGCCCAAGGTGTTCGACCACCAGTGGCGCTTCCTGGACCAGGATGCCTTGCGCCGCACCCATGACTTCTATGAGCGGCATGGCGGCAAGACCCTGGTGATGGCGCGCTTCGTGCCGATCGTGCGCACCTTCGCGCCGTTCGTCGCCGGGGTGTCGCAGATGACCTTCGCGCGCTTCCAGATGTTCAACGTGGTCGGCGCAGTGGCATGGGTGGTCGGCCTGGTGTTTGCCGGCTACTTCTTCGGCAACCTGCCGTTTATCCGCCAGTACCTGAACCTGATCGTGCTGGCCGGCATCGGCGCGGCGGTGGTGCCGCTGGTGCTGGGCGGGCTGTGGAAGCTGGTGCGCGGCAACCGCCGCCGGCCCACGCGCGTCGAGCGCTGA
- the mutL gene encoding DNA mismatch repair endonuclease MutL, protein MPASPSSTALRTTQQPRPIRPLPDQLISQIAAGEVVERPASVVKELLENALDAGATQLGIRLEEGGVRRIVITDNGCGIPAAELPVALMRHATSKIASLDELESVLTLGFRGEALASIASVSQMSLTSRTAADAHATQVSADSGAVQPASGGVGTTVDVQHLYFNTPARRKFLKTEQTELGHCLEMVRRVALARPDVTISVHHNGKPLEHWNAGDVATRTAQVLGSDFARARLALDEHADTLSLYGFAGLPTASRGRPDQQYFFVNGRFVRDKLLNHAVRSAYQDVLHGDRFPSYVLCLDLPPEMVDVNVHPSKIEVRFRESRAVHQFVYHAVQRCLARQAGANGDSLHTDADDEITLPPGAATPAAAARPGAGGPGQWINYSAARQTELGIAQPRQAYLGMVREATAPAPRPYGAPATPSGGWAGASAQPPAWLADVQAARAGDPPGLLDRLAPAPDEPGAADEHPLGYAIAQLHGIYVLAQNARGLVLVDMHAAHERILYEQIKAALDARELAVQPLLIPVTLTASPVEIGVAEEHQQTLTLLGFDIAPVSPTTLAVRAVPALLQQADAEALARDVLRDLHAYGGSRVLAERRNELLATLACHSAVRANRKLTVEEMNALLRQMEQTERADQCNHGRPTWVQLTVTELDRLFMRGQ, encoded by the coding sequence ATGCCCGCCTCCCCTTCCAGCACTGCCTTGCGCACCACCCAGCAGCCGCGCCCGATCCGGCCGCTGCCGGACCAGCTCATCAGCCAGATCGCCGCCGGCGAAGTGGTCGAACGGCCGGCGTCCGTGGTCAAGGAACTGCTGGAGAACGCGCTCGATGCCGGCGCCACGCAGCTCGGCATCCGGCTGGAGGAAGGCGGCGTGCGACGCATCGTCATCACCGATAACGGCTGCGGCATTCCCGCCGCCGAGCTGCCGGTGGCGCTGATGCGGCACGCCACCAGCAAGATCGCCTCGCTCGACGAACTCGAATCGGTGCTGACGCTGGGCTTCCGCGGCGAGGCGCTGGCCTCGATCGCGTCGGTGTCGCAGATGTCTCTGACCAGCCGCACCGCGGCCGATGCCCACGCCACCCAGGTCAGCGCCGATTCCGGTGCGGTCCAGCCCGCCTCCGGCGGCGTCGGCACCACGGTCGACGTGCAGCACCTCTACTTCAACACGCCGGCGCGCAGAAAGTTCCTCAAGACCGAACAAACCGAGCTGGGCCATTGCCTGGAGATGGTCCGGCGCGTCGCGCTGGCACGGCCGGACGTGACCATCTCGGTCCACCACAACGGCAAGCCGCTTGAGCACTGGAATGCCGGCGACGTCGCCACGCGCACGGCGCAGGTGCTGGGCAGCGACTTCGCCCGCGCCCGGCTGGCGCTGGACGAGCACGCCGACACCCTGAGCCTGTACGGCTTTGCCGGGCTACCGACCGCCTCGCGCGGGCGGCCGGACCAGCAGTACTTCTTTGTCAACGGCCGCTTCGTGCGCGACAAGCTGCTCAACCATGCGGTGCGCAGCGCCTACCAGGACGTGCTGCACGGCGACCGCTTCCCGTCGTATGTGCTGTGCCTGGACCTGCCGCCGGAGATGGTCGACGTCAACGTGCACCCGTCCAAGATCGAAGTGCGCTTCCGCGAATCGCGCGCCGTGCACCAGTTTGTCTACCACGCGGTGCAGCGCTGCCTGGCACGCCAGGCCGGTGCCAACGGCGACAGCCTGCATACCGATGCCGACGACGAGATCACGCTGCCGCCGGGCGCCGCGACGCCGGCGGCTGCGGCGCGTCCTGGCGCCGGCGGTCCGGGCCAGTGGATCAACTATTCCGCGGCGCGCCAGACCGAACTGGGCATCGCCCAGCCGCGCCAGGCCTACCTGGGCATGGTGCGCGAGGCGACCGCACCGGCGCCACGCCCCTACGGCGCACCCGCAACGCCCTCGGGCGGCTGGGCCGGCGCGTCGGCGCAACCGCCGGCATGGCTGGCCGACGTCCAGGCCGCGCGCGCCGGCGATCCGCCCGGCCTGCTGGACCGGCTGGCGCCGGCGCCTGACGAGCCCGGCGCCGCCGACGAACATCCGCTCGGCTATGCCATCGCCCAGCTGCACGGCATCTACGTGCTGGCGCAGAATGCGCGCGGGCTGGTGCTGGTCGACATGCACGCGGCGCACGAGCGCATCCTCTACGAGCAGATCAAGGCCGCACTGGACGCGCGCGAACTGGCGGTGCAGCCGCTGCTGATCCCGGTCACACTGACCGCCAGCCCGGTCGAGATCGGCGTGGCCGAAGAACACCAGCAGACGCTGACGCTGCTGGGCTTCGATATCGCCCCGGTGTCGCCGACCACGCTGGCGGTGCGCGCGGTGCCGGCGCTGCTGCAGCAGGCCGATGCCGAGGCGCTGGCGCGCGACGTGCTGCGCGACCTGCACGCCTACGGCGGCTCGCGCGTGCTGGCCGAGCGTCGCAACGAGCTGCTCGCCACGCTGGCCTGCCACAGCGCGGTGCGCGCCAACCGCAAGCTCACGGTCGAGGAAATGAACGCGCTGCTGCGCCAGATGGAGCAGACCGAGCGCGCCGACCAGTGCAACCACGGCCGGCCCACCTGGGTGCAGCTGACCGTGACCGAGCTCGACCGGCTCTTTATGCGCGGGCAATAG
- the miaA gene encoding tRNA (adenosine(37)-N6)-dimethylallyltransferase MiaA, whose amino-acid sequence MSAVPPDSASHPPVVCLLGPTASGKTAAALALAADAPVEIISLDSALVYREMDIGTAKPTREELAVAPHHLIDIIDPADSYSAAQFVADAERLVAQIRARGHVPLIVGGTMLYYKALTQGLNDLPQADAALRAELDQLATERGWPALHAMLAEVDPVTAARLAPNDAQRIQRALEIHRLSGQPMSALLARQAEGRTFAGAADQRYRVIALEPSDRLALHARIAQRYDAMLAHGFVEEVERLRARGDLHPGLPSIRCVGYRQVWEYLDGEADFATMRERGIAATRQLCKRQLTWLRSTPERLVVDCLAPDYVDQVRWLADFGH is encoded by the coding sequence ATGTCCGCCGTGCCCCCCGATTCCGCCTCGCACCCGCCCGTGGTCTGCCTGCTCGGCCCCACCGCGTCGGGCAAGACCGCCGCCGCGCTGGCGCTGGCGGCCGACGCGCCGGTGGAGATCATCAGCCTGGACTCGGCGCTGGTGTACCGCGAGATGGATATCGGCACCGCCAAGCCCACGCGCGAAGAACTGGCCGTGGCGCCGCACCACCTGATCGACATCATCGACCCGGCCGACAGCTACTCGGCCGCGCAGTTCGTCGCCGATGCCGAACGGCTGGTCGCGCAAATCCGCGCGCGCGGCCATGTGCCGCTGATCGTGGGCGGCACCATGCTGTATTACAAGGCGCTGACGCAGGGGCTCAACGACCTGCCGCAAGCCGACGCCGCGCTGCGCGCCGAGCTCGACCAGCTCGCCACCGAACGCGGCTGGCCGGCGCTGCATGCGATGCTGGCAGAGGTCGACCCGGTCACCGCGGCGCGGCTCGCGCCCAATGACGCGCAGCGCATCCAGCGCGCGCTCGAAATCCACCGGCTGTCCGGCCAGCCGATGTCGGCGCTGCTGGCACGCCAGGCCGAGGGCCGCACCTTTGCCGGCGCGGCCGACCAGCGCTACCGCGTGATCGCGCTGGAACCGTCGGACCGGCTGGCGCTGCATGCCCGCATCGCCCAACGCTATGACGCCATGCTGGCGCACGGCTTTGTCGAAGAGGTCGAGCGGCTGCGCGCGCGCGGCGACCTGCATCCGGGGCTGCCGTCGATCCGCTGCGTCGGCTACCGCCAGGTGTGGGAATACCTGGACGGCGAGGCCGACTTTGCCACCATGCGCGAGCGCGGCATCGCCGCCACGCGCCAGCTGTGCAAGCGCCAGCTGACCTGGCTGCGCAGCACGCCCGAGCGGCTGGTGGTGGATTGCCTGGCGCCCGATTATGTCGACCAGGTGCGCTGGCTGGCGGACTTCGGCCACTGA
- a CDS encoding GNAT family N-acetyltransferase produces the protein MSNPTFTLRPATAADSETLFNLILALAEYEKLTHLVEATPQKIEAALFGATPHAEAVLVEVDTDVGGNAGGNAGRKAVGFALFFHNFSTFLAKPGLYLEDLYVDPAWRGHGLGKALLKHLAALAIERGCGRFEWSVLDWNQPSIDFYRAMGADVMPDWRICRVTGAALDRLGAA, from the coding sequence ATGTCCAACCCCACCTTCACGCTGCGCCCCGCCACCGCCGCCGACAGCGAAACCCTGTTCAACCTGATCCTGGCGCTGGCCGAATACGAAAAGCTGACCCATCTGGTCGAAGCCACGCCGCAGAAGATCGAGGCGGCGCTGTTCGGCGCCACGCCGCATGCCGAGGCCGTGCTGGTGGAAGTCGACACCGATGTTGGCGGCAATGCGGGCGGCAATGCAGGCCGGAAGGCGGTCGGCTTTGCCCTCTTCTTCCACAACTTCTCGACCTTCCTGGCCAAGCCGGGCCTCTACCTGGAAGACCTTTACGTCGATCCGGCCTGGCGCGGGCACGGCCTGGGCAAGGCGCTGCTCAAGCATCTGGCCGCGCTCGCGATCGAGCGCGGCTGCGGCCGCTTCGAATGGTCGGTGCTGGACTGGAACCAGCCGTCGATCGACTTCTACCGGGCCATGGGCGCCGACGTGATGCCCGACTGGCGCATCTGCCGCGTGACCGGCGCCGCACTGGACCGGCTCGGCGCTGCATAA
- a CDS encoding GntR family transcriptional regulator — MPRTKAEPPAPAADGLPETDADGTRGASVEEIADRILTAIWEHRLPPGTKLVEEKLGGVFGVSRTKVRLAFAKLAHEGVLTVHPNRGTFVSSPSVAEARQVLHSRHLLEPALVRDLASAISAKGVRALRETTRQEAQARDSNDRRAIIRLSGEFHCKLAEMTGNQYLGKYMRELCSLTCLIIALYDAPGVPSCPHHEHDDIVDALEAGDGERAARLMSEHLGHVESTLRLELPAEEKVDLEAVFAAV; from the coding sequence ATGCCACGCACCAAAGCCGAACCGCCCGCCCCCGCCGCCGACGGACTCCCTGAGACCGACGCGGACGGCACGCGCGGCGCATCGGTCGAGGAAATCGCCGACCGCATCCTGACCGCGATCTGGGAGCACCGCTTGCCGCCGGGCACCAAGCTGGTCGAGGAAAAGCTGGGCGGTGTGTTCGGCGTCAGCCGCACCAAGGTGCGGCTGGCCTTCGCCAAGCTGGCGCACGAGGGTGTGCTGACCGTGCATCCCAACCGCGGCACCTTCGTCTCCAGCCCGAGCGTGGCCGAAGCGCGCCAGGTGCTGCATTCGCGCCACCTGCTGGAACCAGCGCTGGTGCGCGACCTGGCCAGCGCGATCAGTGCGAAAGGCGTGCGCGCGCTGCGCGAAACCACGCGCCAGGAAGCGCAGGCGCGCGACAGCAACGACCGCCGCGCCATCATCCGGCTGTCGGGTGAGTTCCACTGCAAGCTGGCGGAAATGACGGGCAACCAGTACCTGGGCAAGTATATGCGCGAGCTGTGCTCGCTGACCTGCCTGATCATCGCGCTGTATGACGCGCCGGGCGTGCCGTCGTGCCCGCATCACGAGCACGACGATATCGTCGATGCGCTGGAAGCCGGCGACGGCGAACGCGCCGCGCGGCTGATGAGCGAGCACCTCGGCCACGTCGAAAGCACGCTTCGGCTGGAGTTGCCGGCCGAGGAAAAGGTCGACCTGGAAGCGGTGTTCGCCGCGGTCTGA
- a CDS encoding aspartate/glutamate racemase family protein: MRILVLNPNTSEGITARLMAAATEAAAPGTELVPLTASRGVPYIATRAEAQIGGAIALEMLAEHHGQFDAAVIAAFGDPGLMGARELFDLPVVGMAEAAMLSACMLGRRFAIVTFARALGPWYEECVDMHGLRGRLAGIRMLDGSFASVSDVQEEKEAVLVELANRAVVEDEADVVILAGAPLAGLAARVRDRIPVPVVDQMAAAVKQAEALVALQPRKATAGTFRRPDAKPTLGLPAALAARIEHR; this comes from the coding sequence ATGCGAATCCTTGTCCTGAATCCCAACACCAGCGAAGGCATCACCGCGCGCCTGATGGCCGCGGCCACCGAGGCCGCCGCGCCCGGCACCGAGCTGGTGCCGCTGACCGCCAGCCGCGGCGTGCCGTATATCGCCACCCGCGCCGAGGCGCAGATCGGCGGCGCCATCGCGCTGGAAATGCTGGCCGAGCACCACGGCCAGTTCGATGCGGCGGTCATCGCCGCTTTCGGCGATCCCGGCCTGATGGGCGCGCGCGAGCTGTTCGACCTGCCCGTGGTGGGCATGGCCGAGGCCGCGATGCTGTCGGCGTGCATGCTGGGACGGCGCTTTGCCATCGTCACCTTTGCGCGGGCGCTCGGGCCCTGGTACGAGGAATGCGTCGACATGCACGGGCTGCGCGGCCGGCTGGCCGGCATCCGCATGCTCGACGGCAGCTTTGCGTCGGTGTCGGACGTGCAGGAAGAGAAGGAAGCCGTGCTGGTGGAACTGGCCAACCGCGCGGTGGTGGAGGACGAGGCCGATGTGGTGATCCTGGCCGGCGCGCCGCTCGCCGGCCTGGCCGCGCGCGTGCGCGACCGCATTCCGGTGCCGGTGGTCGACCAGATGGCCGCCGCCGTCAAGCAGGCCGAGGCGCTGGTCGCGCTGCAGCCGCGCAAGGCCACCGCGGGCACGTTCCGCCGCCCCGATGCCAAGCCCACGCTGGGTTTGCCGGCGGCGCTGGCGGCGCGCATCGAGCACCGCTAA